One region of Camelina sativa cultivar DH55 chromosome 6, Cs, whole genome shotgun sequence genomic DNA includes:
- the LOC104792257 gene encoding UDP-N-acetylglucosamine diphosphorylase 2 isoform X1: MMKEPTTTEIEEIGTSAVTTMPPPSLTTGSPHQALVERLKDYGQEDVFALWDELSPEERDLLLRDIENLDLPRIDRITRCSLHSQGLPVAAIEPVPENCVSTVDERTKEDREKWWRMGLKAIYEGKLGVVLLSGGQGTRLGSSDPKGCYNIGLPSGKSLFQIQAERILCVQRLAAQAMSEAGSTRPVTIQWYIMTSPFTHEPTQKFFDSHKYFGLEPDQVTFFQQGTLPCISKDGKFIMETPFSLAKAPDGNGGVYAALQSSRLLEDMASRGIKYVDCYGVDNVLVRVADPTFLGYFIDKGAASAAKVVRKAYPQEKVGVFVRRGKGGPLTVVEYTELDQSMASATNQQTGRLQFCWSNVCLHMFTLDFLNQVANGLEKDSVYHLAEKKIPSINGFTEGLKLEQFIFDCFPYAPSTALFEVLREEEFAPVKNANGSNFDTPESARLLVLRLHTRWVIAAGGFLTHSVPLYATGVEVSPLCSYAGENLEAICRGRTFHAPCEISL, translated from the exons atgatgaaggagCCAACAACGACGGAGATAGAAGAAATTGGAACTTCAGCTGTCACGACGATGCCTCCTCCTTCTCTGACGACGGGGTCACCTCACCAGGCGTTAGTGGAGAGGCTCAAGGATTACGGACAGGAAGATGTTTTCGCTCTCTGGGATGAACTTTCACCGGAAGAGCGAGATCTCCTCCTCAGAGACATCGAG AATTTGGATCTTCCAAGAATAGATCGGATCACCAGATGCTCCCTTCACTCTCAAG GGTTGCCAGTGGCTGCAATAGAACCGGTGCCGGAGAATTGTGTGTCAACGGTTGATGAAAGGACAAAGGAAGACAGAGAAAAATGGTGGAGAATGGGATTGAAAGCTATCTACGAAGGCAAATTGGGTGTGGTGCTTTTATCTGGTGGACAG gGGACAAGACTTGGAAGTTCAGATCCCAAAGGGTGTTATA atatcGGACTGCCATCTGGGAAGTCACTTTTTCAGATTCAAGCTGAGAGGATACTGTGTGTCCAAAGACTTGCTGCTCAGGCAATGAGTGAGG CAGGTTCAACTCGCCCAGTTACAATACAGTGGTATATAATGACCAGCCCATTTACTCATGAACCAACACAGAAATTCTTCGACAGTCACAAGTATTTTGGCCTTGAGCCAGATCAA GTCACCTTTTTCCAACAAGGAACCCTGCCTTGCATTTCAAAGGATGGCAAGTTTATCATGGAGACACCTTTTAGT CTAGCCAAGGCTCCGGATGGGAACGGGGGAGTTTATGCAG CTCTCCAATCGTCAAGGTTGTTAGAAGATATGGCTTCGAGGGGGATTAAGTATGTGGATTGCTATGGTGTTGACAATGTTCTG GTTCGAGTAGCTGACCCTACTTTTCTGGGATACTTCATAGACAAAGGTGCAGCTTCTGCTGCAAAAGTAGTGCGCAAG GCATATCCACAGGAAAAGGTTGGAGTATTTGTAAGGAGGGGAAAAGGTGGGCCTCTGACTGTAGTTGAGTACACAGAGCTTGACCAGTCTATGGCTTCTGCAACTAATCAACAAACAGGACGTCTTCAATTTTGCTGGAGTAAT GTGTGCTTACACATGTTCACTTTGGATTTCCTTAATCAAGTTGCGAATGGGTTGGAAAAAGACAGCGT TTACCATTTGGCGGAGAAGAAGATTCCGTCTATAAATGGCTTCACAGAGGGACTGAAACTAGAACAGTTCATATTCGATTGCTTCCCTTATGCTCCTTCTACTGCACTTTTCGAG GTATTGCGGGAGGAAGAGTTTGCTCCTGTGAAGAACGCGAATGGGTCGAATTTTGACACACCGGAAAGTGCGAGACTCTTGGTTCTACGGCTGCACACACGTTGGGTCATAGCAGCTGGTGGATTTCTAACACATTCCGTTCCTTTATATGCAACTG gTGTGGAAGTGTCACCATTGTGCTCGTACGCGGGAGAAAATCTAGAAGCGATTTGTCGGGGAAGAACGTTTCACGCACCATGTGAGATCTCCCTctaa
- the LOC104792257 gene encoding UDP-N-acetylglucosamine diphosphorylase 2 isoform X3: MMKEPTTTEIEEIGTSAVTTMPPPSLTTGSPHQALVERLKDYGQEDVFALWDELSPEERDLLLRDIENLDLPRIDRITRCSLHSQGLPVAAIEPVPENCVSTVDERTKEDREKWWRMGLKAIYEGKLGVVLLSGGQGTRLGSSDPKGCYNIGLPSGKSLFQIQAERILCVQRLAAQAMSEGSTRPVTIQWYIMTSPFTHEPTQKFFDSHKYFGLEPDQVTFFQQGTLPCISKDGKFIMETPFSLAKAPDGNGGVYAALQSSRLLEDMASRGIKYVDCYGVDNVLVRVADPTFLGYFIDKGAASAAKVVRKAYPQEKVGVFVRRGKGGPLTVVEYTELDQSMASATNQQTGRLQFCWSNVCLHMFTLDFLNQVANGLEKDSVYHLAEKKIPSINGFTEGLKLEQFIFDCFPYAPSTALFEVLREEEFAPVKNANGSNFDTPESARLLVLRLHTRWVIAAGGFLTHSVPLYATGVEVSPLCSYAGENLEAICRGRTFHAPCEISL; encoded by the exons atgatgaaggagCCAACAACGACGGAGATAGAAGAAATTGGAACTTCAGCTGTCACGACGATGCCTCCTCCTTCTCTGACGACGGGGTCACCTCACCAGGCGTTAGTGGAGAGGCTCAAGGATTACGGACAGGAAGATGTTTTCGCTCTCTGGGATGAACTTTCACCGGAAGAGCGAGATCTCCTCCTCAGAGACATCGAG AATTTGGATCTTCCAAGAATAGATCGGATCACCAGATGCTCCCTTCACTCTCAAG GGTTGCCAGTGGCTGCAATAGAACCGGTGCCGGAGAATTGTGTGTCAACGGTTGATGAAAGGACAAAGGAAGACAGAGAAAAATGGTGGAGAATGGGATTGAAAGCTATCTACGAAGGCAAATTGGGTGTGGTGCTTTTATCTGGTGGACAG gGGACAAGACTTGGAAGTTCAGATCCCAAAGGGTGTTATA atatcGGACTGCCATCTGGGAAGTCACTTTTTCAGATTCAAGCTGAGAGGATACTGTGTGTCCAAAGACTTGCTGCTCAGGCAATGAGTGAGG GTTCAACTCGCCCAGTTACAATACAGTGGTATATAATGACCAGCCCATTTACTCATGAACCAACACAGAAATTCTTCGACAGTCACAAGTATTTTGGCCTTGAGCCAGATCAA GTCACCTTTTTCCAACAAGGAACCCTGCCTTGCATTTCAAAGGATGGCAAGTTTATCATGGAGACACCTTTTAGT CTAGCCAAGGCTCCGGATGGGAACGGGGGAGTTTATGCAG CTCTCCAATCGTCAAGGTTGTTAGAAGATATGGCTTCGAGGGGGATTAAGTATGTGGATTGCTATGGTGTTGACAATGTTCTG GTTCGAGTAGCTGACCCTACTTTTCTGGGATACTTCATAGACAAAGGTGCAGCTTCTGCTGCAAAAGTAGTGCGCAAG GCATATCCACAGGAAAAGGTTGGAGTATTTGTAAGGAGGGGAAAAGGTGGGCCTCTGACTGTAGTTGAGTACACAGAGCTTGACCAGTCTATGGCTTCTGCAACTAATCAACAAACAGGACGTCTTCAATTTTGCTGGAGTAAT GTGTGCTTACACATGTTCACTTTGGATTTCCTTAATCAAGTTGCGAATGGGTTGGAAAAAGACAGCGT TTACCATTTGGCGGAGAAGAAGATTCCGTCTATAAATGGCTTCACAGAGGGACTGAAACTAGAACAGTTCATATTCGATTGCTTCCCTTATGCTCCTTCTACTGCACTTTTCGAG GTATTGCGGGAGGAAGAGTTTGCTCCTGTGAAGAACGCGAATGGGTCGAATTTTGACACACCGGAAAGTGCGAGACTCTTGGTTCTACGGCTGCACACACGTTGGGTCATAGCAGCTGGTGGATTTCTAACACATTCCGTTCCTTTATATGCAACTG gTGTGGAAGTGTCACCATTGTGCTCGTACGCGGGAGAAAATCTAGAAGCGATTTGTCGGGGAAGAACGTTTCACGCACCATGTGAGATCTCCCTctaa
- the LOC104699241 gene encoding urease accessory protein D — protein sequence MVTGKVVVEKVGGRSTATSCFSKYPLKFLLPSKAAPAGTDVVWIYSITYGGGIVSGDSISCEFTVGDGCTAVITTQSSTKVYKAIGSECSEQIVEARIGSESLLVVIPDPVTCFSTARYYQKQIFRLVSDSNLVLVDWITSGRHANGEKWDFEFYKSINNVYLEDDYPLFLDTVLLEKRSIQSIAERMQDYHAIAMVILFGSKLKEIQKQT from the exons atggtgacAGGGAAAGTGGTGGTGGAGAAAGTAGGAGGAAGATCTACAGCTACGAGTTGCTTCTCCAAGTATCCTCTCAAGTTCTTACTTCCGAGCAAg GCTGCTCCTGCCGGAACTGACGTTGTCTGGATTTACAGCATCACCTACGGCGGCGGCATTGTCTCT GGAGATTCGATTTCATGTGAATTCACCGTTGGTGATGGATGCACCGCAGTGATTACAACCCAGTCTTCTACTAAG GTATACAAGGCAATAGGATCAGAGTGTTCTGAACAAATAGTGGAA GCGAGAATCGGGAGTGAGTCACTTTTGGTTGTGATTCCAGATCCAGTGACTTGCTTCTCCACTGCCCGGTACTATCAGAAACAGATCTTTAGATTGGTTTCCGACTCTAATCTTGTCCTTGTGGATTGGATCACTAGCGGGCGTCACGCAAACGGTGAAAAATGGGATTTTGAGTTTTACAAGAGCATCAACAACGTCTACCTGGAAGATGATTACCCTCTATTTCTTGACACA GTACTGTTAGAGAAGAGGAGCATCCAAAGCATAGCCGAACGGATGCAAGACTATCACGCCATAGCAATGGTCATACTCTTCGG GTCAAAGCTGAAGGAAATCCAAAAGCAA ACGTAA
- the LOC104792259 gene encoding uncharacterized protein LOC104792259, giving the protein MLSSAATAASVSARSGDILCGYFRRKTVAPFRFAQPVYCTSLRPSLVAVRAMAESQTTAQTNQPHSSGSSGKKQALISLSDKSDLASLGNGLQDLGYTIVSTGGTASTLENAGVSVTKVEKITHFPEMLDGRVKTLHPNIHGGILARRDVEHHMEALNEHGIGTFDVVVVNLYPFYDKVTAPGGISFEDGIENIDIGGPAMIRAAAKNHKDVLIVVDSEDYQAVLEYLKGGQSDQQFRRKLAWKAFQHVAAYDSAVSEWLWKQTEGKEKFPPSFTVPLELKSSLRYGENPHQKAAFYVDKSLAEVNAGGIATAIQHHGKEMSYNNYLDADAAWNCVSEFENPTCVVVKHTNPCGVASRDDILEAYRLAVEADPVSAFGGIVAFNVEVDEVLARELREFRSPTDGETRMFYEIVVAPKYTAKGLEVLKGKSKTLRILEAKKNDQGKLSLRQVGGGWLAQDSDDITPEDISFKSVSEKTPTESELADAKFAWLCVKHVKSNAIVIAKNNCMLGMGSGQPNRVESLRLAFKKAGEEAKGAALASDAFFPFAWKDAVEEACEKGIGVIAEPGGSIRDQDAIDCCKKYGVSLLFTNVRHFRH; this is encoded by the exons ATGCTCAGTTCCGCCGCCACCGCTGCCTCCGTGAGTGCTCGCTCCGGCGATATTCTCTGCGGCTATTTTCGTAGAAAAACCGTCGCGCCTTTTCGTTTTGCCCAACCC GTCTATTGTACATCGCTGCGTCCGAGTCTCGTTGCGGTTCGAGCTATGGCGGAGTCTCAGACAACTGCTCAGACGAATCAGCCGCACTCCTCTGGCTCCTCTg GAAAGAAGCAAGCTTTGATATCTTTATCTGACAAGAGTGACTTGGCTTCTCTTGGCAACGGTCTGCAAGACTTGGg ATACACTATTGTATCTACCGGAGGAACTGCTTCTACGTTGGAGAATGCTGGAGTCTCTGTGACTAAAGTGGAGAAGATTACTCACTTTCCAGAAATG CTAGATGGCCGTGTCAAAACTTTGCACCCAAACATACACGGTGGCATTCTCGCTAGAAGAGATGTGGAACATCATATGGAAGCTCTTAATGAGCATGGGATTG GTACATTTGATGTGGTGGTTGTCAATCTGTATCCATTCTACGACAAAGTTACTGCTCCAGGTGGGATCAGCTTTGAGGATGGGATTGAGAACATCGACATTGGTGGTCCTGCTATGATTAGAGCAGCTGCTAAG AACCACAAAGACGTTCTCATTGTTGTGGACTCAGAGGATTATCAAGCTGTTTTGGAGTATCTCAAAGGAGGACAAAGTGACCAACAATTCCGCAGAAAACTTGCGTGGAAGGCCTTTCAGCATGTTGCTGCATATGATTCTGCTGTTTCAGAATGGCTATGGAAGCAGACTGAAGGAA aagAGAAGTTCCCTCCCAGCTTTACAGTTCCGCTTGAACTTAAGAGTTCTCTTCGTTACGGTGAAAACCCTCATCAAAAAGCTGCATTTTATGTTGATAAGAGCCTTGCTGAAGTGAACGCTGGTGGTATCGCAACAGCGATTCAGCACCATGGAAAG GAAATGTCATACAACAACTATCTTGATGCTGATGCTGCGTGGAACTGTGTGTCGGAATTTGAAAACCCTACATGTGTAGTCGTGAAGCATACAAATCCATGTGGTGTGGCCTCTCGTGATGATATTCTTGAGGCTTACCGGCTAGCTGTAGAAGCTGACCCAGTTAGTGCCTTTGGTGGCATTGTAGCTTTCAATGTTGAAGTTGACGAG GTTCTTGCGAGGGAGCTCCGGGAGTTCAGGAGCCCAACAGATGGGGAAACTAGAATGTTTTATGAAATCGTGGTTGCTCCAAAGTATACTGCTAAAGGTCTTGAAGTCCTCAAAGGGAAATCGAAAACTTTGAGGATCCTTGAGGCTAAAAAGAATGACCAAGGGAAACTATCGCTCAGACAGGTTGGTGGTGGCTGGTTGGCTCAGGACTCAGACGATATAACTCCAGAAGATATCAGTTTCAAGTCTGTCTCAGAGAAAACTCCGACTGAAAGCGAACTTGCGGATGCCAAATTTGCTTGGCTCTGCGTTAAGCATGTCAAGAGCAATGCCATTGTGATAGCAAAg AACAATTGTATGCTGGGGATGGGAAGTGGGCAGCCAAACAGAGTAGAGAGTCTGAGATTAGCTTTCAAGAAAGCTGGCGAGGAAGCCAAAGGAGCTGCCTTGGCCAGTGACGCATTCTTCCCTTTCG CTTGGAAAGATGCGGTGGAAGAGGCGTGTGAGAAAGGAATAGGCGTGATAGCAGAACCTGGAGGCAGTATTAGAGACCAAGACGCCATTGATTGCTGCAAAAAGTACGGAGTCTCTCTGCTCTTCACCAACGTTAGACATTTCCGCCATTGA
- the LOC104792260 gene encoding dual specificity protein kinase splB-like produces the protein MDRQLDKENMDQAKGYENVRYTSPDPRDEGLGSMNQRFPHDSSTNFNTNVRPPDYAISTPARPVLNYSIQTGEEFAFEFMRDRVVMKPQFIPNVYGDPSGMPVPVNLTAMGMVHPMSESGSKATEDKRHAFEQERKPPSRIEDKTYHELAQSAPVTSSRNDTGQRRPSLVSSRASDSSLNLAKFLCSFGGKIIPRPRDQKLRYVGGETRIIRISKTISFQELMHKMKEMFPEARTVKYQLPGEDLDALVSVSSDEDLQNMMEECIVFGNGGSEKPRMFLFSSSDVEEAQFVIEHADGDSEVQYVVAVNGMDLSSRKSSLGISAPGNNLDELLQGSIDRKINRATTEPAVASVAPLPGNESLSASQASQLVTGLSTGNEPFPQPYLGQQLHFTGLGSHQVYTSAHMANIAYIDEKGSASLHVQPQPHYIPYSVNPETPLAPHYPQKPEQGVSREEQIFHVQDPEPEASSKEAKMRRDDSFQKVNDPANVSTDESNLSAKEPKMKRESSTPRVSEYSVSSMPDDLIVPDHLVKEEAPIATQTSSSTPDISSSALPEKSLRKSQDHVENNLSAKEPKMKKGQTTRVNEYSVSSVSTDSKVPDLALKEEAPVSMKSSNSTPDPKSFVYPEKNLRTSQDYVPKAGALATASESMTNNQDNPFCLPGGLSASGHGTSDGNSSNLSNVDQPVIHPRVFHSERTLRDPAETNRLSKSDDSLASQFVMAHNTSDAFLPISESSETSHEANMESQNVHSTAPVRSAPESIWTAEGSMAQSEKRNLEPNASEHVSQTKTSLKAVPRGHTEKGDIVVDINDRFPREFLADILKAEESFPELEPLHADGAGVSLNIQNNDPKTWSYFRNLAQDEFERKDLSLMDQDHPGFPTSLTNTNGVPIDYSYPPLQSEKVASSQINSQIHFDGNIQPDVSTTTIANLNTVDTHEDYSQSQIKGAESIDTTLNTGVPLIDFMVADSGMRSLQVIKNDDLEELKELGSGTFGTVYHGKWRGTDVAIKRIKRSCFIGRSSEQERLTSEFWHEAEILSKLHHPNVMAFYGVVKDGPGGTLATVTEYMVNGSLRHVLLSNRHLDRRKRLIIAMDAAFGMEYLHSKSIVHFDLKCDNLLVNLKDPARPICKVGDFGLSKIKRNTLVTGGVRGTLPWMAPELLSGSSSKVSEKVDVFSFGIVLWEILTGEEPYANMHYGAIIGGIVNNTLRPTVPNYCDPEWRMLMEQCWAPDPFVRPAFPEIARRLRTMSSSAVHTKPHAVNHQIHK, from the exons ATGGATAGACAACTTGACAAAGAAAACATGGATCAAGCAAAGGGCTATGAAAACGTTCGGTATACTTCCCCTGACCCTAGAGATGAGGGCCTTGGCTCCATGAATCAACGGTTTCCTCACGATTCTTCTACTAATTTTAACACCAATGTACGACCTCCAGATTATGCTATTTCGACCCCTGCTCGGCCAGTGCTAAACTACTCTATACAGACCGGTGAAGAATTTGCTTTTGAGTTTATGAGAGATAGAGTAGTTATGAAACCGCAGTTCATCCCAAATGTGTATGGTGACCCCAGTGGTATGCCTGTTCCTGTTAACTTAACTGCCATGGGAATGGTTCATCCGATGTCAGAGAGTGGCTCTAAAGCCACAGAAGATAAACGTCATGCCTTTGAGCAAGAGAGGAAACCTCCTTCTAGAATTGAAGATAAGACCTATCATGAGCTGGCCCAGTCTGCCCCAGTTACCTCTTCGAGGAATGATACTGGTCAAAGGCGTCCTAGTTTGGTTTCTTCTAGAGCTTCTGATAGCTCTTTGAACCTGGCGAAGTTCTTGTGTAGTTTTGGTGGTAAAATTATACCCCGCCCCAGAGATCAGAAACTTAGATATGTAGGTGGCGAAACGCGTATCATACGTATTAGCAAGACCATTTCTTTCCAAGAACTCATGcataaaatgaaagaaatgttCCCTGAAGCACGTACCGTAAAATATCAGCTGCCAGGCGAGGATCTCGATGCTTTGGTCTCTGTATCTTCTGATGAGGATTTACAAAACATGATGGAGGAATGTATTGTGTTTGGTAATGGAGGATCTGAGAAGCCGAGGATGTTCTTGTTTTCAAGCAGTGATGTAGAGGAGGCTCAGTTCGTTATAGAACATGCAGACGGTGATTCTGAGGTTCAGTATGTTGTCGCTGTCAATGGGATGGATCTAAGCTCTCGAAAAAGTTCCCTTGGAATAAGTGCTCCCGGGAACAATTTGGATGAACTACTGCAAGGGAGTATTGATAGGAAGATCAATCGGGCTACCACAGAACCAGCAGTAGCTTCGGTTGCTCCTTTGCCAGGTAATGAATCTTTATCAGCGAGCCAAGCTTCTCAACTTGTAACAGGTTTGTCTACTGGAAATGAGCCATTTCCACAGCCTTATTTAGGACAGCAATTGCACTTCACTGGACTTGGTAGCCACCAAGTTTACACATCAGCTCACATGGCAAACATTGCCTATATAGATGAGAAGGGGTCTGCTTCTTTGCATGTTCAACCACAGCCACATTATATCCCTTATTCTGTGAATCCTGAAACACCTCTGGCGCCTCACTATCCACAAAAACCTGAGCAAGGAGTTTCGCGTGAGGAGCAGATCTTTCATGTACAAGACCCAGAACCAGAAGCTTCATCAAAAGAGGCTAAGATGAGAAGAGATGATTCATTTCAGAAGGTAAATGATCCTGCTAATGTATCTACTGATGAGAGCAATCTTTCGGCAAAGGAGCCAAAGATGAAGAGAGAATCCTCAACCCCAAGGGTCAGTGAGTATTCTGTTTCTTCTATGCCTGATGATTTGATAGTCCCAGACCACCTCGTAAAGGAAGAAGCTCCAATTGCCACACAAACATCCAGTTCAACACCAGATATAAGTTCTTCAGCTCTTCCAGAAAAAAGTCTTAGAAAATCCCAGGACCATGTTGAGAACAATCTGTCAGCAAAGGAGCCAAAGATGAAGAAAGGACAAACCACAAGGGTCAATGAGTATTCCGTTTCCTCTGTATCTACTGATTCTAAGGTCCCAGATCTCGCCCTCAAGGAAGAAGCTCCTGTTTCCATGAAATCATCCAATTCAACACCAGATCCAAAATCCTTTGTTTATCCagaaaaaaatcttagaacATCCCAGGATTATGTTCCGAAAGCGGGTGCTTTAGCTACAGCAAGTGAAAGCATGACAAATAATCAGGACAATCCATTTTGTCTGCCTGGAGGACTCTCAGCGTCTGGACATGGTACTTCAGATGGTAATTCATCTAATTTGAGCAATGTCGACCAGCCTGTGATTCATCCGAGAGTTTTTCATTCTGAGCGCACTCTCCGAGATCCAGCAGAAACTAACCGTTTGTCTAAATCTGATGATTCCCTTGCTTCTCAATTTGTAATGGCTCACAACACTTCAGATGCATTCCTACCTATCAGCGAATCATCAGAAACTTCTCATGAAGCAAATATGGAGTCCCAGAATGTGCATTCTACCGCACCAGTAAGATCAGCTCCTGAAAGCATCTGGACAGCGGAGGGTAGTATGGCACAGTCTGAAAAGAGAAACTTGGAGCCTAACGCTTCGGAGCATGTAAGTCAGACAAAGACTTCATTAAAGGCTGTTCCACGAGGACACACTGAGAAGGGGGATATAGTTGTTGATATAAATGATAGGTTTCCTCGTGAATTTCTTGCTGATATTTTGAAAGCGGAAGAGTCTTTCCCTGAATTAGAGCCATTGCATGCCGATGGGGCTGGTGTGAGTTTAAATATTCAGAATAATGACCCTAAAACTTGGTCGTACTTTCGAAATTTGGCGCAGGATGAGTTTGAGAGGAAGGATCTATCCCTTATGGATCAGGACCACCCTGGATTTCCCACTTCCCTGACTAATACCAACGGAGTTCCTATTGATTATAGCTACCCACCATTGCAGTCTGAGAAAGTTGCTTCAAGTCAGATAAATTCACAAATCCACTTTGATGGAAATATCCAGCCGGATGTGTCTACCACTACCATAGCAAATTTGAACACAGTAGACACTCATGAAGATTACAGTCAGTCACAGATCAAAGGTGCTGAAAGCATAGATACAACTTTG AATACTGGAGTTCCTCTCATTGACTTTATGGTTGCGGATAGTGGCATGAGGTCTCTGCAG GTCATTAAAAATGACGACTTAGAAGAACTGAAGGAATTAGGTTCTGGTACCTTTGGAACTGTTTATCATGGAAAGTGGAGGGGTACAGATGTTGCGATCAAGCGAATAAAAAGGAGCTGTTTTATTGGTCGTTCATCTGAACAAGAGAGATTG ACCTCCGAGTTCTGGCATGAAGCTGAAATTCTTTCAAAGCTTCACCATCCAAATGTTATGGCATTTTACGGCGTAGTGAAAGATGGACCAGGAGGAACTTTAGCTACAGTGACAGAGTACATGGTCAATGGATCGCTTAGGCATGTTTTGCTCAGCAACAG GCACCTTGATAGACGTAAGCGACTGATCATTGCAATGGATGCAGCTTTTGGAATGGAATATTTGCACTCAAAGAGCATAGTGCATTTCGATTTGAAGTGTGATAACTTGCTTGTCAACTTAAAAGATCCTGCCCGTCCCATATGCAAG GTCGGTGATTTTGGTCTGtcaaagataaagagaaacacTTTGGTCACTGGCGGCGTAAGGGGAACCCTCCCTTGGATGGCTCCGGAGCTACTTAGTGGCAGCAGCAGCAAAGTTTCTGAAAAG GTTGATGTGTTCTCTTTTGGAATTGTCTTGTGGGAAATTCTTACCGGTGAGGAACCCTACGCCAATATGCATTATGGGGCAATAATCG GAGGCATAGTGAACAATACATTGAGACCAACCGTGCCAAACTATTGTGACCCGGAGTGGAGAATGCTGATGGAGCAGTGTTGGGCTCCTGACCCATTTGTTCGACCTGCCTTCCCGGAAATAGCCAGACGTCTCCGCACCATGTCCTCCTCTGCGGTCCACACAAAACCACACGCCGTCAACCACCAAATCCACAAGTAA
- the LOC104792261 gene encoding potassium transporter 11-like → MHSKVSMAWIVGLGPSLGLVRVPGVGLVYTELASGVPHIFSHFITNLPAIHSVVVFVCVKNLPVYTVPEEERFLVKRIGPKNFHMFRCVARYGYRDLHKKDDDFEKRLFESLFLYVRLESMMEGGCSDSDEYSICGSQQQHKETLGNGNENENLATFDTFDSIESITPVKRVSHTVTASSQMSGGVDELEFINRCRDAGVVHIMGNTVVRARREARFYKKIAIDYVYAFLRKICREHSAIYNVPQESLLNVGQIFYV, encoded by the exons ATGCACAGTAAAGTCTCAATGGCTTGGATCGTTGGACTTGGTCCTAGCCTTGGACTTGTTCGGGTTCCCGGGGTTGGTCTCGTTTACACGGAGCTAGCTAGTGGAGTCCCTCACATTTTCTCTCATTTCATTACAAATCTACCGGCCATTCATTCAGTTGTGGTGTTCGTATGCGTCAAGAACCTCCCTGTTTACACCGTCCCCGAGGAAGAGCGGTTCCTCGTTAAAAGGATTGGTCCAAAAAACTTCCACATGTTCCGTTGTGTTGCAAG GTACGGATACAGAGATTTGCACAAGAAAGATGATGACTTTGAGAAACGACTCTTTGAGAGCCTCTTCTTGTACGTCCGCCTTGAATCAATGATGGAAGGAGGCTGTTCGGATTCCGATGAGTACAGCATCTGCGGAAGCCAGCAACAGCATAAAGAAACACTTGGGAACGGAAACGAGAACGAGAATCTGGCAACGTTTGATACATTTGACTCGATAGAGTCGATAACGCCAGTGAAACGGGTGAGCCACACGGTGACAGCGTCGAGCCAGATGAGCGGTGGAGTAGACGAGCTGGAGTTCATAAATAGGTGCCGTGATGCAGGAGTGGTGCACATTATGGGGAACACGGTAGTTCGAGCCAGGAGAGAAGCGAGATTCTACAAGAAGATAGCCATTGACTACGTGTATGCGTTTTTAAGGAAGATTTGTAGAGAACATAGTGCTATCTACAATGTTCCTCAGGAAAGTCTTTTGAATGTTGGTCAGATTTTCTATGTATAA
- the LOC104699242 gene encoding uncharacterized protein LOC104699242, with product MAMQQTISIGRTRGGLSYRSLSCGKYKSLNHVDTLGTSKVLEAINVPSTQAEALTGTITGGLESVMEKVKAELFFSKHSSITRVAEEVRKLQADIDKMRADRRCDHDINIHNKIEQGFNELKAEWKATKYEVVKVAIYTLASVAVAGSGMFCLMS from the exons ATGGCAATGCAGCAGACGATTAGCATCGGAAGAACCCGAGGAGGTCTGAGTTATCGCTCACTTTCTTGCGGGAAGTACAAATCTCTCAACCATGTCGACACATTAGGAACAAGTAAGGTTCTAGAGGCGATCAACGTACCTTCGACACAAGCGGAGGCATTAACAGGCACCATCACCGGTGGCTTGGAGTCGGTGATGGAGAAGGTGAAAGCCGAACTCTTCTTTTCCAAACATTCATCAATTA CTCGTGTTGCAGAAGAGGTTCGAAAACTGCAAGCCGATATTGATAAGATGCGAGCCGATCGGAG GTGTGATCATGATATAAACATACACAACAAAATTGAGCAG GGTTTTAATGAGTTGAAAGCTGAGTGGAAAGCAACAAAATATGAAGTCGTGAAGGTTGCTATATATACATTGGCTTCTGTGGCAGTAGCTGGGTCGGGAATGTTTTGCTTGATGTCATAG